In a genomic window of Allomeiothermus silvanus DSM 9946:
- a CDS encoding glycosyltransferase: MQAVTIEPQTPTLPPFTALVAAWNEGENLEAHIRSFRALRWPGAQLVLCAGGKDGTYQRALALAGDDVIVLEQKPGMGKQRALREALKHARHDLIFLTDADCHYDRQSLEALLGPLAEGRYQAATGGSRPLTRQAGNALAEYQGARDARYFDQAGPDSAGLLGRNAALTREALRQAGDLSEDVATGTDYHLAKKLLEAGIKIAYVKESRVESEYPDTLASYLSRQRRWIKNLAVHDSQKNRPELLKSAGLAVGSLLGLVGLLFALNGLTVLLCAPFMLAMASRYRDLIYAAQMGEALSLKTYLAVPYFTLLDQIAVLGALWDLRDPERRTRW, from the coding sequence ATGCAAGCGGTGACGATCGAGCCCCAAACCCCCACCCTCCCGCCCTTCACGGCATTGGTGGCCGCTTGGAACGAGGGGGAAAACCTCGAGGCCCATATACGCTCTTTCCGGGCCTTGCGCTGGCCGGGGGCGCAGCTCGTGCTGTGCGCGGGGGGGAAGGACGGCACTTACCAGCGGGCCTTGGCGCTGGCGGGCGATGACGTGATCGTGCTCGAGCAAAAGCCGGGCATGGGCAAGCAGCGGGCCTTGCGCGAAGCCCTCAAGCACGCCCGCCACGACCTGATCTTCCTCACCGACGCGGACTGCCACTACGACCGGCAGAGCCTCGAGGCCCTGCTAGGCCCTCTGGCCGAAGGCCGTTACCAGGCTGCTACCGGGGGCTCGAGGCCCCTCACCCGGCAGGCCGGAAACGCGCTGGCGGAGTACCAGGGAGCCCGTGACGCACGCTACTTCGACCAAGCGGGGCCCGACTCCGCTGGCTTGCTGGGCCGCAACGCTGCCCTCACCCGTGAAGCCTTGCGACAGGCCGGGGACTTATCCGAAGACGTAGCCACCGGCACCGACTACCATCTGGCCAAGAAACTGCTCGAGGCCGGGATAAAGATCGCCTATGTCAAGGAGAGCCGGGTGGAAAGCGAGTACCCCGACACCCTTGCCAGCTATCTAAGCCGCCAGCGGCGCTGGATCAAAAATCTAGCGGTGCACGACTCCCAGAAAAACCGCCCTGAACTCCTCAAGAGCGCAGGGTTAGCGGTGGGCTCTCTCTTGGGGCTGGTAGGCTTGCTGTTCGCTTTGAACGGGCTCACCGTGCTTTTGTGCGCCCCGTTCATGCTGGCTATGGCTTCGCGCTACCGCGATCTGATCTATGCGGCGCAGATGGGGGAAGCGCTCAGCCTGAAGACCTATCTGGCTGTGCCCTACTTCACCCTGCTCGATCAGATCGCGGTGCTAGGGGCTTTGTGGGACCTGCGCGACCCCGAGCGGCGCACACGCTGGTAG
- a CDS encoding glycosyltransferase: MSPANTLSAQPRKPRYVMVSSEVRRDLEQPLEHFQQLEVYHLYNRAPWNDLRPEDFGPRSRRFGSPLSLFVELYRIKPEIIQGPEPFSALMFPFLCAVFLYLLLNPRTKLVTASLEAIPLEKKYPFFLVWPFRVVLPLWFRRAAIIFYLEGGAKANLEKYGAPKGKLVHHLYGSWGVDQREFKPEGPKVTYAKPWPVILNVGRMVPLKGAHILIEAYKKLRDQGLEAILALVGDGPERAKLEAQAEATGYGEDIIFHGTIKHADLANYLRGADIFVMPSISGKIWTQQLSSATWHAMACGLPVVVSDIGRMAEFTPPEAGFLVPERDPDALAEALAKLLRDPDLLRRMSEGALNYARERFNDAQNIRRVEEMILERSGWNR; the protein is encoded by the coding sequence ATGAGCCCTGCTAACACCCTATCCGCCCAACCCCGCAAACCCCGTTATGTGATGGTCTCGAGCGAGGTGCGGCGGGACCTCGAGCAACCCCTCGAGCACTTTCAGCAGCTCGAGGTTTACCACCTCTACAACCGCGCCCCCTGGAACGACCTACGCCCGGAGGACTTTGGCCCCCGCTCACGCCGCTTCGGCTCACCGCTTTCGCTCTTCGTGGAGCTTTACCGCATTAAGCCCGAGATCATCCAGGGCCCCGAACCCTTTAGCGCTTTGATGTTTCCCTTCCTCTGCGCGGTGTTTTTGTACCTCCTCCTGAACCCCCGGACCAAACTGGTCACGGCTAGCCTCGAGGCCATCCCGCTGGAGAAGAAATACCCCTTTTTCCTGGTCTGGCCTTTTCGCGTGGTGCTCCCTTTGTGGTTCCGCCGGGCGGCGATCATCTTTTACCTGGAAGGAGGGGCCAAGGCCAACCTCGAGAAGTACGGCGCTCCCAAAGGGAAGCTGGTACACCACCTCTATGGCTCATGGGGGGTAGACCAGCGGGAGTTCAAGCCGGAAGGGCCGAAGGTTACGTACGCCAAGCCCTGGCCGGTGATTCTCAACGTGGGCCGGATGGTGCCCTTGAAAGGGGCGCACATTCTGATCGAAGCCTACAAGAAGCTGCGTGACCAGGGGCTCGAGGCCATTCTAGCCCTAGTGGGCGACGGCCCCGAGCGGGCCAAGCTGGAGGCCCAAGCGGAAGCGACCGGCTACGGCGAGGACATCATCTTCCACGGCACTATCAAGCACGCCGACCTAGCCAATTATCTGCGTGGAGCAGACATCTTCGTGATGCCCAGCATCAGCGGCAAGATCTGGACCCAGCAGCTCTCCTCGGCTACCTGGCACGCCATGGCCTGCGGGCTGCCGGTGGTGGTCAGCGATATCGGACGGATGGCCGAGTTCACCCCACCGGAGGCGGGCTTCTTGGTACCCGAGCGCGATCCCGACGCCCTGGCCGAAGCCTTGGCCAAGTTGCTGCGCGACCCTGATCTGCTCCGCCGGATGAGCGAAGGGGCCCTCAATTACGCTCGCGAACGCTTCAACGACGCCCAGAACATCCGCCGCGTCGAGGAGATGATCCTGGAAAGAAGCGGGTGGAACCGCTAA
- a CDS encoding sugar 3,4-ketoisomerase produces the protein MSETMDAPKPARLEDIRLIELPKIPDPRGNLTFIEGRRHIPFDIQRVFYLYDVPGGESRGGHALKTTEQFIIAASGSFSVVLDSGTTRQRFVLNRSYYGLYVPPMIWRELEDFSSGAVCLVLASAPYSEADYYREYADFKQAIKR, from the coding sequence ATGAGTGAAACCATGGATGCTCCCAAACCCGCCCGCCTGGAAGATATCCGGCTGATCGAACTGCCCAAGATCCCCGATCCTAGGGGCAACCTCACCTTTATCGAGGGACGCCGCCACATTCCCTTTGACATTCAGCGGGTCTTCTATCTGTACGACGTGCCGGGCGGTGAGTCGCGCGGAGGGCACGCCCTCAAGACCACCGAGCAATTCATCATCGCTGCCTCGGGGAGCTTCTCGGTGGTGCTGGACTCCGGCACTACCCGCCAGCGTTTCGTGCTGAACCGCAGCTACTACGGCCTGTATGTCCCCCCCATGATCTGGCGCGAACTCGAGGATTTCTCCTCGGGCGCAGTGTGCCTGGTGCTGGCCTCGGCTCCTTACAGCGAGGCCGACTATTACCGGGAGTACGCTGATTTCAAACAAGCCATCAAGCGATAG
- a CDS encoding DegT/DnrJ/EryC1/StrS family aminotransferase: protein MNVPFLDLRAAYLELKGELDEAVLRVLDSGWYILGREVEAFEEEYAAYVGAGHCVGVANGLDALILALRAMGIGPGQEVIVPSNTYIATWLAVSYVGATPVPVEPDEKTYTLDPSRIEAALTERTRAILPVHLYGLPADMDPILEIARKHRLWVLEDGAQSQGARYKGERIGHHGDAVAWSFYPGKNLGALGDAGAVTTDNPELAERIRVLRNYGSRVKYVNEVQGVNSRLDPIHAAALRVKLKYLDLWNARRQQIAGYYLEALEGTGLTLPYPPEWAEHVWHIFAVLHPERDLLQQHLQQQGIGTLIHYPIPPHLQAAYRELGYGEGAFPISERIHRQELSLPMGPHLTQEQAERVVEAVRNFALSARGAGFR from the coding sequence ATGAACGTACCTTTTCTGGATTTGCGGGCGGCTTACCTCGAGCTGAAAGGCGAACTCGACGAGGCCGTACTGCGGGTGCTGGATAGTGGCTGGTACATCCTGGGAAGGGAGGTCGAAGCTTTCGAAGAGGAGTACGCCGCTTACGTAGGGGCGGGCCACTGCGTGGGCGTGGCCAATGGCTTAGATGCCCTGATCCTAGCCTTAAGGGCCATGGGGATCGGCCCCGGCCAGGAGGTGATCGTCCCCTCCAACACCTACATCGCCACCTGGCTGGCAGTCTCCTACGTGGGGGCCACCCCGGTTCCGGTCGAACCCGACGAGAAGACCTACACCCTCGACCCATCCCGCATCGAAGCCGCCCTCACCGAGCGCACACGGGCGATTCTCCCGGTCCACCTCTACGGCCTCCCTGCCGATATGGACCCTATCCTCGAGATCGCCCGCAAGCATCGGCTGTGGGTGCTCGAGGATGGGGCACAGTCGCAAGGAGCCCGCTACAAGGGAGAGCGCATAGGCCATCACGGCGACGCAGTGGCCTGGAGCTTCTACCCCGGCAAGAACCTGGGAGCTTTGGGCGACGCCGGAGCGGTCACCACCGATAACCCCGAGTTAGCCGAGCGGATCCGGGTGCTCAGGAACTACGGCTCGAGGGTCAAATACGTCAACGAGGTGCAAGGGGTCAATAGCCGCCTAGACCCCATCCACGCGGCGGCTTTACGGGTCAAGCTCAAGTATCTCGACCTCTGGAACGCCCGCCGCCAACAGATCGCCGGGTATTACCTGGAGGCCTTGGAGGGTACCGGGCTCACCCTGCCCTACCCGCCCGAGTGGGCCGAGCACGTCTGGCACATCTTCGCGGTGCTCCACCCCGAACGCGATCTGTTGCAACAGCACCTCCAGCAACAGGGCATCGGTACCTTGATCCACTACCCCATCCCGCCGCATCTCCAGGCTGCCTACCGCGAACTAGGCTACGGGGAGGGGGCTTTCCCCATCAGCGAGCGGATCCACCGCCAAGAGCTTTCGCTGCCGATGGGGCCCCACCTCACCCAAGAGCAGGCCGAGCGGGTGGTGGAGGCGGTGCGGAACTTTGCTCTGAGCGCTCGGGGGGCGGGGTTTCGCTGA
- a CDS encoding glycosyltransferase family 4 protein, which produces MQIAKTKPAIPRPLVLAVPGLESGRPQSGVGRVFASLQEAWGERVRLVGASLEAPNLPLLRSLPRRVHPSERADWVFLPRTMGATALHNTGGIPGLVVVHDLGLLDMAFSGDRPVDGWSHRVQLAHFRALRHATRIVTVSYFTRERLLHHFPQLAQRVAVVPNGVSETFLNYRRCREEALERLRQSVFGVCGEPLLLYVGSESPRKNLPLLFAVLRVLKERHPKIQLLKIGAPDHPRFRQEMLESLRVARLELGRDVLLVEGASDDLLLDAYRAANVLVSTSLYEGFGLPALEALAVGTPVVVTNRASFPEVVGGLGATVEPQVDAFAGELEALLHNPPGEAWRTAARAHAARFSWSSSAEKYLEILQGGTSA; this is translated from the coding sequence ATGCAGATAGCCAAGACCAAGCCTGCTATCCCCCGCCCGCTGGTGCTGGCGGTGCCGGGGCTCGAGAGCGGCCGCCCCCAAAGCGGGGTGGGTCGGGTCTTCGCCAGCCTCCAGGAGGCTTGGGGCGAACGGGTGCGCCTGGTGGGGGCCAGCCTGGAGGCTCCGAACCTGCCGCTGCTGCGCAGCCTGCCCCGCCGAGTACACCCGAGCGAGCGGGCCGACTGGGTCTTTCTACCCCGCACGATGGGGGCCACCGCTTTGCACAACACCGGGGGGATCCCGGGCCTGGTAGTTGTGCACGACCTGGGCCTGCTGGACATGGCCTTCTCCGGGGACCGACCGGTGGACGGGTGGAGCCATCGGGTGCAGCTGGCCCACTTCCGCGCGCTGAGGCACGCCACCCGCATCGTCACGGTCTCGTACTTCACGCGGGAGCGGCTCTTGCACCACTTCCCCCAGCTTGCCCAGCGGGTGGCGGTGGTCCCCAACGGGGTGAGTGAGACCTTTCTCAACTACCGCCGCTGCCGGGAGGAGGCCCTCGAGCGGCTGCGCCAAAGCGTCTTTGGCGTATGCGGAGAGCCTCTGCTGCTTTACGTAGGTTCCGAGAGCCCGCGCAAGAACCTGCCCCTGCTCTTCGCCGTGCTGCGGGTACTCAAAGAGCGTCACCCCAAGATCCAGTTGCTCAAGATCGGCGCACCCGACCACCCCCGCTTCCGCCAGGAGATGCTCGAGTCCCTACGGGTAGCAAGGCTCGAGCTGGGCCGAGACGTACTCCTCGTGGAAGGCGCGAGCGACGATCTGTTGCTGGATGCCTACCGCGCCGCCAACGTGCTGGTCTCGACCAGCCTTTACGAGGGGTTTGGCCTCCCGGCGCTCGAGGCACTCGCCGTGGGAACCCCAGTGGTGGTGACGAACCGGGCTTCCTTTCCTGAGGTGGTGGGAGGTCTGGGAGCCACGGTGGAGCCCCAGGTGGACGCCTTCGCCGGGGAGCTCGAGGCCCTGCTACATAACCCTCCGGGCGAGGCCTGGCGCACCGCCGCGCGAGCGCACGCCGCCCGCTTTTCCTGGTCATCCAGCGCCGAGAAGTACCTGGAGATTTTGCAAGGAGGTACCAGTGCCTAA
- a CDS encoding glycosyltransferase family 2 protein produces the protein MPKVSILTLSYNKGPFLAECLESVLAQTYPDWECIVVDDGSTDNTWEVAQAYAAKDPRIKAYHKENWGYAGLAATHNFALERASGALIAILDGDDLWPPERLAHQVPVHDDPEVVLSYGQFVFLTPEGHRPGATPPFRGSVPTSEFLKRLLVHQAECINVTLMMSRKALEAVGNFHQDGSNFADMPTNLRLAMLPGKVVYIPKTLGIWRQHAVQATRTVGAQVAEYNLMLCLRTLLDLPPEQRKAIGLEAADILRARYPMIADAYFAATRGALLRRDVNLARKLAHQLWFYGGPKRKLQALYARWAAPLGLTYEPILRFIDQAQGGMIRRNA, from the coding sequence GTGCCTAAAGTCAGCATCCTTACGCTCTCTTACAACAAAGGCCCCTTTCTGGCCGAGTGTCTGGAGAGCGTGCTAGCCCAGACCTACCCAGACTGGGAGTGCATCGTGGTGGACGACGGCTCCACCGACAACACCTGGGAGGTGGCCCAGGCCTACGCGGCTAAGGACCCCCGCATCAAGGCCTATCACAAGGAGAACTGGGGTTATGCCGGGCTGGCCGCGACGCACAACTTCGCCCTCGAGCGCGCCAGCGGTGCACTCATCGCCATCCTGGACGGGGACGACCTTTGGCCCCCCGAACGGCTCGCCCACCAGGTGCCGGTGCACGATGACCCTGAGGTGGTGCTCTCGTATGGTCAGTTCGTCTTTTTGACCCCTGAGGGCCATCGACCCGGCGCCACCCCACCCTTTCGGGGTAGTGTTCCCACCAGCGAGTTCCTCAAGCGGCTGCTCGTTCACCAGGCCGAGTGCATCAACGTCACCCTGATGATGTCGCGCAAAGCCCTCGAAGCAGTGGGGAACTTCCACCAGGACGGCTCCAACTTCGCCGATATGCCTACCAACCTGCGTCTGGCCATGCTGCCGGGCAAGGTGGTCTATATTCCTAAGACACTGGGGATTTGGCGGCAGCACGCCGTGCAGGCCACCCGCACGGTGGGGGCGCAGGTGGCTGAGTACAACCTGATGCTTTGCCTGCGGACCCTACTCGACTTACCTCCCGAGCAGCGCAAAGCTATTGGGCTCGAGGCTGCCGACATCTTACGGGCGCGGTATCCGATGATCGCCGATGCCTACTTCGCCGCTACCCGGGGAGCTTTGCTACGCCGTGATGTGAACTTGGCCCGCAAGTTAGCCCATCAGCTTTGGTTCTACGGAGGTCCCAAGCGCAAGCTCCAGGCGCTCTACGCCCGCTGGGCTGCGCCTTTGGGCCTGACCTACGAACCCATCCTGCGCTTCATTGACCAGGCGCAAGGTGGAATGATCAGGAGGAATGCATGA
- a CDS encoding TolC family protein, which yields MKKRHLCSVITLLALGSAAFAFGPEDAYKYQDPRIPPLKAQVDAAAQSLQNAQTGLGGSLTLKPGYTIPGPGNTSDTPGFGLGGTKAELSWGPDPVTIGRALRDLERSRRDYYRTVVGSTEGALIAHARLLRFQNEVAQREARLKASQANLAELQKKPDTSADQLERARGDLSFRQLDLQRFQLELQQARDAAASFGLSGDAEPRTLRFAIPQVRVEDTPAYKLALAELQLARAEAQRENLAYLNRLSLGVTYTSSQVETGLTVGFARGIPSVGASAELKTSSGTKISIGLEANIPLEAFLGGSAQSAQANVRLRELDLESTRQSLAAQLRAAQASIALAEQGLASAETSLASETRFLQQSEADFKAGKISEQEYLSRLGDARAMADYARAWEDYIRSVGDYLELVGGTWQTR from the coding sequence ATGAAAAAACGGCATTTATGTTCGGTAATCACCTTGCTCGCACTTGGCTCGGCCGCTTTCGCGTTTGGCCCGGAAGATGCCTATAAGTACCAAGACCCCCGGATCCCCCCCTTGAAAGCGCAGGTAGACGCCGCTGCCCAAAGTCTGCAAAACGCCCAGACCGGGCTTGGAGGCTCACTCACGCTAAAACCCGGCTACACTATCCCCGGCCCGGGCAATACCTCCGATACTCCGGGATTCGGCCTAGGGGGTACTAAGGCTGAACTCTCCTGGGGACCAGACCCGGTGACCATCGGTCGGGCTCTGCGTGACCTCGAGCGCTCCCGGCGGGACTATTACCGCACCGTGGTGGGTTCCACCGAAGGGGCCCTCATCGCCCATGCCCGGCTGCTGCGATTCCAAAACGAAGTCGCCCAGCGGGAGGCCCGGCTCAAAGCTTCTCAGGCCAACCTGGCCGAGCTACAGAAAAAGCCCGATACGTCTGCCGACCAGCTCGAGCGGGCGCGGGGCGACCTGAGCTTCCGTCAGCTCGACTTGCAGCGGTTTCAGCTCGAGTTACAGCAAGCCCGTGATGCCGCCGCGAGCTTCGGCTTGAGCGGCGACGCTGAGCCACGCACCTTACGCTTCGCTATCCCTCAGGTTCGGGTCGAGGATACGCCCGCTTACAAGCTGGCCCTGGCCGAGTTGCAGCTGGCCCGGGCCGAGGCCCAAAGGGAGAACTTGGCTTACCTCAACCGGCTCTCCCTAGGCGTGACCTACACCAGCTCACAAGTAGAAACCGGACTTACTGTAGGATTCGCGCGGGGAATTCCTTCCGTAGGAGCCAGCGCCGAGCTCAAAACCAGCAGCGGTACAAAGATCTCCATCGGGCTCGAGGCGAATATCCCCTTGGAGGCCTTCCTGGGGGGCAGCGCTCAGAGCGCTCAGGCCAACGTGCGGCTGCGCGAACTGGACTTGGAGAGTACCCGCCAAAGTCTAGCCGCTCAGCTCCGGGCAGCACAGGCGAGTATCGCCCTGGCCGAGCAAGGGCTGGCTTCGGCAGAAACCTCGCTGGCCAGCGAGACCCGCTTCTTACAGCAGAGCGAAGCCGACTTCAAAGCCGGAAAAATCTCCGAGCAGGAATACCTGAGCCGGCTGGGCGACGCCCGCGCCATGGCTGACTACGCCCGAGCGTGGGAAGATTACATCCGTAGCGTAGGGGATTACCTGGAGTTGGTAGGCGGAACCTGGCAGACCCGCTAG
- the rfbF gene encoding glucose-1-phosphate cytidylyltransferase: MKVAILAGGSGSRLSEETMVKPKPMVEIGNMPILWHIMRHYAHYGFTDFVIALGYKGEYIKKWFSDYAALSGNITFHLGKGTVEVESPELLDWKVELIDTGLKTQTAGRIKRLRPYLGEGTFFMTFGDGVSTVNLWQQLEFHRRQGKLATITAVHPPARFGQLILENDQVLEFTEKPLDQSWINGGFFVMEPGVFDYIEGDQTDLKETLERLAADRQLAAYKHEGFWQPMDALRDKTYLESLWESGKAPWKVWDESARALEGKVFGQV, encoded by the coding sequence ATGAAGGTCGCCATCCTGGCGGGAGGATCGGGCTCGAGGCTCTCCGAGGAGACCATGGTCAAGCCCAAACCCATGGTGGAGATCGGGAACATGCCCATCCTGTGGCATATCATGCGCCACTATGCCCACTACGGGTTCACCGATTTCGTAATTGCTCTAGGATACAAGGGCGAATATATCAAGAAGTGGTTTAGCGACTATGCAGCCCTCTCAGGCAACATAACCTTCCATCTGGGCAAGGGCACCGTGGAAGTGGAGAGCCCGGAACTCCTGGACTGGAAGGTCGAGTTGATTGATACCGGGCTCAAGACCCAGACCGCAGGCCGGATCAAGCGGCTACGCCCCTACCTAGGCGAAGGAACTTTCTTCATGACCTTTGGGGACGGGGTCTCGACCGTTAACCTATGGCAGCAGCTCGAGTTCCACCGCCGTCAGGGCAAGCTCGCTACCATCACCGCCGTCCACCCCCCGGCCCGTTTTGGGCAACTCATCTTGGAGAACGATCAGGTGCTCGAATTCACCGAAAAACCCCTCGACCAGAGCTGGATCAACGGTGGCTTCTTTGTAATGGAACCCGGCGTGTTCGACTACATCGAGGGGGATCAGACCGATCTCAAGGAGACGCTCGAGCGACTCGCCGCTGACCGGCAACTCGCAGCCTACAAGCACGAAGGCTTCTGGCAACCCATGGACGCCCTGCGCGATAAAACCTACCTGGAGTCCCTTTGGGAAAGCGGAAAAGCCCCTTGGAAGGTCTGGGATGAATCCGCCCGTGCGCTCGAGGGTAAAGTCTTTGGCCAGGTGTGA
- a CDS encoding NAD-dependent epimerase/dehydratase family protein, translating into MKVLVTGHNGYIGTVLVPFLQNAGHEVVGLDNHLYAGCHLYAEPAPVRELHLDVREVTPDHLLGFDAVIHLAGISNDPIGDLKPEATYDINHLATLRLAHAAKRAGATRFLFASSCSTYGAAGDAPLDETAPFNPVTAYGFSKVYSERDLALLADADFSPTYLRNATAFGVSPRLRADIVVNNLVGYAYTTGEVLIKSDGTPWRPLVHVEDISRAFLALLEAPRDLVHNEAFNIGMNSENYRVREIADMVAAVVPGSKVIYAPGASPDIRNYRVNFDKIHHMIRAFQPRWTVGMGIEELYEAYRSSQLTLQDFTSSRFIRIRRIKELQAEGRLDEDLRWRVALGAA; encoded by the coding sequence GTGAAAGTACTCGTCACAGGCCATAACGGCTACATCGGTACGGTGTTGGTGCCCTTCCTGCAAAACGCTGGGCACGAGGTGGTCGGGCTTGATAACCACCTTTACGCAGGCTGCCATCTATACGCCGAGCCCGCTCCGGTCCGCGAACTACACCTCGATGTACGTGAGGTCACCCCCGACCACCTGCTGGGCTTCGACGCGGTGATTCACCTAGCCGGTATCTCCAACGACCCCATCGGCGACCTCAAGCCTGAGGCTACCTACGACATCAACCATCTCGCTACCCTGCGCCTGGCTCACGCCGCCAAACGGGCCGGCGCGACCCGCTTCCTGTTCGCCTCCTCGTGTAGCACCTATGGGGCCGCTGGGGACGCACCGCTCGATGAAACCGCCCCCTTCAACCCGGTGACCGCTTACGGGTTTTCCAAAGTCTACTCCGAACGAGACCTGGCCCTGCTGGCCGATGCCGACTTTAGTCCCACCTACTTGCGTAACGCCACGGCCTTCGGGGTATCACCCCGGCTACGCGCAGACATCGTGGTGAACAACCTGGTGGGCTACGCCTACACTACCGGCGAGGTGCTGATCAAGTCCGATGGCACCCCCTGGCGGCCCCTGGTACACGTCGAGGACATCAGCCGAGCTTTTTTGGCGCTTCTGGAAGCCCCCCGTGACCTGGTACATAACGAAGCTTTCAACATCGGGATGAACAGCGAGAATTATCGGGTGCGGGAGATCGCCGATATGGTAGCTGCAGTGGTGCCGGGCAGCAAGGTCATCTACGCGCCAGGGGCTAGCCCCGATATCCGCAACTACCGGGTCAACTTTGACAAGATCCACCACATGATCCGCGCTTTCCAACCCCGCTGGACGGTAGGCATGGGAATCGAAGAACTCTACGAAGCCTATAGGTCTAGCCAGCTCACCCTCCAGGACTTTACTAGCTCGCGTTTTATCCGCATCCGCCGGATCAAGGAGCTGCAAGCTGAGGGGCGGCTGGATGAAGACCTGCGCTGGCGGGTAGCTCTAGGCGCGGCCTAA
- a CDS encoding class I SAM-dependent methyltransferase: MAKVTHCRSCGSSELVSFLSLGRMPIINNLITDLDVDEPRYPLEVAFCKRCTLVQLTEELPAEVIFNADYPYYSSYADALLEHSRRHVEKLIAERNLGPTSQVVELASNDGYLLQYFKAAGVPVLGVDPAPGPARVAQEEGIPTLVEFFNPKLANRLVAKGIQADVILANNVLAHIPDLNGFVEGIAILLKETGIATIENPYVRDLVEQRQFDTIYHEHYCYHSVTGINNLMKRHGLTLFRVEHYPIHGGSLRYHVGKNVTVEPSVHAYLEEEHRIGMDRPEYYLEFGSRAAAVREALLALLMELRAQGKRIAAYGAAAKGAIMLNYAGIGPEIIQFVADRNPHKQGKYLPGVRIPISPPERILEEQPDYLLVLIWNLKDEVMRQQAEFARRGGKFIVAIPYPEILQGESAFVSR, translated from the coding sequence ATGGCTAAGGTGACCCATTGTCGTTCCTGCGGCTCGAGCGAGCTGGTGTCCTTCTTGAGCCTGGGGCGCATGCCGATTATCAACAACCTGATTACCGACCTCGACGTCGACGAGCCGCGCTATCCGCTCGAGGTCGCCTTCTGCAAGCGCTGCACTTTGGTACAACTCACCGAGGAGCTTCCCGCCGAAGTTATCTTCAACGCCGATTATCCTTACTACTCTTCTTATGCCGATGCCCTTTTGGAGCACTCCCGCCGCCATGTGGAAAAGCTCATCGCCGAGCGCAACTTAGGGCCTACTAGCCAGGTTGTCGAGCTCGCCAGCAACGACGGATACCTGTTGCAATATTTCAAGGCCGCCGGGGTTCCGGTGCTGGGTGTTGACCCTGCCCCCGGCCCGGCCCGGGTAGCTCAGGAAGAAGGAATCCCTACCTTGGTGGAGTTCTTCAACCCCAAGCTGGCCAACCGGCTGGTAGCCAAGGGAATCCAGGCCGACGTGATCCTGGCCAACAACGTACTCGCGCACATTCCCGATCTCAACGGTTTCGTGGAAGGAATCGCCATTTTGCTCAAGGAGACCGGCATCGCCACCATCGAGAACCCCTATGTGCGGGACCTGGTGGAGCAGCGTCAGTTCGACACCATATACCACGAGCACTACTGCTACCACTCGGTAACTGGTATCAACAACCTGATGAAGCGTCATGGCCTCACCCTCTTCAGGGTCGAACACTATCCCATCCACGGCGGCAGCCTGCGCTACCACGTGGGCAAAAACGTGACGGTGGAACCCTCGGTGCACGCTTACCTCGAGGAGGAGCATCGCATCGGGATGGACCGGCCCGAGTACTACCTCGAGTTCGGTTCCCGCGCGGCTGCCGTGCGCGAGGCCTTGCTGGCCCTCTTGATGGAACTCCGCGCCCAGGGCAAGCGGATCGCCGCCTACGGGGCTGCCGCCAAGGGAGCCATCATGCTCAATTACGCGGGGATCGGTCCTGAGATCATCCAGTTCGTCGCCGATAGAAACCCCCACAAGCAGGGAAAGTATCTGCCCGGGGTGCGCATCCCCATCAGCCCCCCTGAACGCATCCTGGAGGAGCAGCCAGATTATCTGCTGGTCCTGATCTGGAACTTAAAGGACGAGGTGATGCGCCAGCAGGCCGAGTTTGCCCGGCGGGGCGGCAAATTCATCGTGGCGATTCCCTACCCGGAAATCTTGCAAGGGGAGAGCGCGTTTGTCAGTAGGTGA